A region from the Candidatus Tumulicola sp. genome encodes:
- a CDS encoding DUF6582 domain-containing protein has translation MNIHPTWLPFQGPANTPRRDLPDSAFAFPAVRAEPLTDEAHVRSAVARFDQVGRVTDHERDVAFANIRAAADYYGVTLRENDWREIGPQPNGAKRSNIEVLNE, from the coding sequence ATGAACATCCACCCGACCTGGCTGCCCTTTCAAGGCCCGGCGAACACGCCGCGCCGCGACCTGCCCGATTCGGCCTTTGCCTTTCCGGCAGTGCGCGCCGAACCGCTTACGGATGAGGCGCACGTGCGCAGCGCGGTGGCCAGATTCGATCAAGTCGGGCGCGTCACCGATCACGAGCGCGACGTCGCCTTCGCGAACATCCGCGCCGCGGCCGACTACTACGGGGTGACGCTACGAGAGAACGATTGGCGCGAGATCGGCCCGCAGCCCAATGGCGCCAAGAGGTCGAACATAGAGGTTCTTAACGAATAG
- a CDS encoding cysteine desulfurase family protein produces the protein MIYLDYAATTPCRQEVLEAMLPYFATDFGNAASIDHAMGSRARKAVERAREQVALLVGAAPEEVIFTSGSTESNNLVLNNELPVITSAIEHPSILDPVLKSRGELPSRILPVSSEGVLGEGDLERALEEAARPLLVTIMFVNNELGTVQEIRRLGSLTHRCGSFFHSDITQAMLTQEVSMKTDDVDAVSLSAHKIYGPKGVGALVSRSGLRRIIRPRQFGGGHERGLRSGTLNVPGIVGFGEAARLVRGERDSNRSHVVGVRTAFTTALKRAFEGELVINGSVDVSPHICSIQLKGVNNRALLQATAKELCFSLGSACATNKSEPSHVLLAIGKTKAEANETIRISFGLNSQAEESTLAAVLIADKANSLLSLAA, from the coding sequence ATGATTTATCTAGACTACGCCGCTACAACGCCGTGCCGACAAGAAGTCCTTGAAGCGATGCTGCCTTATTTCGCCACCGACTTTGGTAACGCGGCCTCTATTGACCACGCAATGGGAAGTCGCGCGAGAAAGGCGGTCGAACGAGCGCGCGAGCAGGTAGCGCTTCTGGTCGGAGCCGCGCCCGAAGAAGTCATCTTCACAAGCGGATCCACTGAGTCAAACAACCTCGTGCTCAACAATGAGCTTCCGGTAATAACCTCCGCGATCGAGCATCCATCAATTCTAGACCCGGTTCTCAAGAGTCGCGGCGAGCTACCCTCGCGGATTCTGCCTGTGTCAAGCGAAGGTGTACTAGGAGAGGGTGATCTAGAGAGGGCGCTCGAGGAGGCCGCTCGACCCTTGCTTGTTACGATTATGTTTGTGAATAACGAGCTGGGCACGGTGCAAGAAATTCGTCGGCTCGGGTCATTGACGCATCGTTGCGGTTCGTTCTTTCATTCAGATATCACGCAAGCGATGCTTACCCAAGAAGTTTCAATGAAGACAGATGATGTAGACGCGGTGTCGTTATCGGCCCACAAGATTTATGGGCCAAAGGGCGTTGGTGCACTGGTCTCCCGGTCCGGTCTTCGACGGATAATACGACCTCGCCAGTTTGGGGGCGGACACGAGCGGGGGCTCCGCTCGGGTACCCTCAACGTACCTGGAATCGTGGGCTTCGGCGAGGCTGCGAGACTCGTGCGCGGAGAACGAGATAGTAACCGGTCCCACGTCGTCGGAGTACGCACGGCTTTTACGACGGCTCTTAAGCGCGCGTTCGAAGGCGAGCTGGTAATCAACGGATCAGTCGATGTTAGCCCGCACATTTGCTCGATTCAATTGAAAGGGGTAAACAACCGGGCCTTGTTACAAGCAACCGCGAAGGAACTTTGCTTTTCGCTTGGCTCCGCGTGTGCCACTAACAAATCCGAGCCATCGCACGTGCTCCTAGCTATCGGAAAAACCAAAGCCGAGGCAAACGAGACGATCAGAATAAGCTTTGGTTTGAACTCACAGGCGGAAGAGAGCACGCTCGCCGCGGTATTGATTGCGGATAAGGCGAATTCGCTCCTGAGCTTGGCCGCCTAG
- a CDS encoding ParB/RepB/Spo0J family partition protein: MPEEKIEVVDEIVNIPLDSLYIAKGQVRLRNVNAGIDDLAESIRVMGLLEPILVAPSGQRAGMYEVIAGQRRFLAHERLGLPNIRAIIRKEADEMQVKAISLTENLLRQDVPLADKIDACTQLFKRYGSPKAVAEATGIKEHLVREYLKYDYLDKSLQKQVDDRRLTLKDALRVQRAASVSGKFSEEEASKISTEIANMTKAQGERLIKEREADPSRPLDDVLEEQKTSKAVTQIVVTLLSPTKTQLDAYAKAEDTTLDDAARSLIEEGLSQKGFIESSK; encoded by the coding sequence GTGCCGGAAGAGAAAATCGAAGTCGTTGATGAGATTGTTAACATTCCACTGGATTCCCTATACATCGCCAAGGGTCAAGTTCGGCTTCGAAATGTCAATGCCGGCATCGATGATCTGGCGGAGAGTATCCGAGTGATGGGGTTATTGGAACCAATCCTTGTTGCGCCTTCGGGTCAAAGAGCGGGAATGTATGAGGTCATTGCCGGCCAACGGCGATTCTTAGCGCACGAGCGTCTAGGCCTGCCTAATATTAGGGCCATTATCCGCAAAGAGGCTGACGAAATGCAAGTGAAGGCAATTTCTCTAACCGAGAATTTGCTTCGCCAAGATGTCCCTCTGGCAGACAAGATCGATGCCTGTACTCAACTTTTCAAACGTTATGGGAGCCCCAAGGCAGTAGCCGAGGCTACTGGAATAAAGGAGCACCTTGTTCGGGAGTACCTGAAATACGACTACTTAGATAAGTCCCTACAGAAGCAGGTCGATGATCGGCGGCTTACGCTAAAGGATGCGTTACGCGTGCAGCGCGCCGCGAGCGTATCGGGAAAATTCAGCGAAGAAGAAGCCTCTAAGATTAGCACTGAAATTGCGAACATGACAAAAGCACAAGGCGAGCGTCTGATAAAGGAGCGAGAGGCCGATCCGTCGCGACCATTGGATGACGTGCTTGAGGAGCAAAAGACAAGCAAAGCCGTAACACAAATCGTGGTGACACTTCTATCTCCTACAAAAACACAGCTGGATGCCTACGCGAAAGCCGAGGATACGACTCTAGATGATGCGGCTCGCTCCTTGATTGAGGAGGGCCTCTCACAGAAGGGTTTCATAGAATCTAGCAAGTGA
- the dndC gene encoding DNA phosphorothioation system sulfurtransferase DndC, which yields MDLKATIDLIKSTYQADLRPWVIGFSGGKDSTCALQLVWQALRQIPDDQRLKPIYVLSSNTLVESPAIVDYIRSSLEKMGDRAASDGISLSAKLVEPLIEESFWVNLIGRGYPAPTTKFRWCTDRLKISPANRFIKDQVTRFGEVVLVLGVRSSESATRSQVMAMHEIDGSVLRTHSTLQGALVFAPIADWTTDDVWSYLLQNAQTPWGTDNNDLAAMYRAADGECPLVVDTTTQSCGNSRFGCWVCTVVTRDKSMEAMIDSGQSWMEELLEIRDLLAETQQEPRKSEVRSIRKLDGRILLKDSGDEAALGPYTLDFCKILLEKLIATQARLPAEASGFELISEPELLAIRRIWREERHDWEDSVPRIFDRVSGRKWRSLLDEQSYASEEAQLLERIARESGVPSLLIRRLIDAERDCLGVKRRAGIYARLNSILDEDWRDDQQVVADITELKRAASP from the coding sequence GTGGATCTTAAGGCAACCATTGACCTTATCAAGTCGACCTATCAGGCGGACTTGCGACCATGGGTGATCGGGTTTAGCGGCGGCAAGGACTCGACGTGCGCGCTTCAGCTCGTTTGGCAGGCGCTCCGTCAAATACCTGACGACCAGCGGCTCAAGCCGATTTACGTCCTATCATCAAACACACTGGTGGAATCACCGGCAATAGTGGACTACATCCGTTCGTCGCTCGAGAAGATGGGCGATCGGGCGGCGAGCGACGGTATCTCACTTTCCGCCAAGCTGGTTGAGCCTCTAATCGAGGAAAGCTTTTGGGTCAACCTGATTGGGCGTGGCTATCCCGCACCTACAACGAAGTTTCGATGGTGCACAGACCGGTTGAAGATCTCGCCGGCGAACCGGTTCATAAAGGACCAGGTTACGAGGTTTGGAGAGGTTGTGCTCGTTCTCGGGGTGCGGAGCTCTGAAAGTGCCACGCGTTCTCAGGTTATGGCCATGCATGAGATCGATGGGTCCGTCCTAAGAACGCACTCAACTCTCCAGGGGGCTCTTGTCTTCGCTCCGATTGCCGACTGGACCACCGACGACGTCTGGTCTTACTTGCTCCAAAACGCTCAGACGCCATGGGGGACCGATAACAACGACCTGGCGGCTATGTATCGGGCCGCAGATGGTGAATGTCCGCTCGTGGTAGACACCACGACGCAATCCTGTGGCAACAGTCGGTTCGGTTGCTGGGTTTGCACAGTCGTCACACGCGACAAGAGCATGGAGGCGATGATTGACTCTGGACAATCGTGGATGGAAGAGCTCTTGGAGATTAGGGATCTACTCGCCGAAACACAGCAAGAGCCTCGCAAGAGCGAAGTAAGATCGATTAGGAAGCTCGACGGACGAATACTTCTGAAGGACAGTGGCGATGAGGCGGCATTAGGTCCATACACCCTGGACTTCTGCAAGATCTTGCTTGAGAAACTGATTGCTACCCAGGCGAGGCTACCAGCAGAAGCATCCGGCTTCGAATTGATTTCCGAGCCAGAATTGCTGGCTATCAGGCGGATCTGGCGCGAGGAGCGACACGATTGGGAAGACTCAGTTCCGAGGATTTTTGATCGAGTATCAGGACGAAAGTGGAGATCGCTGCTGGATGAACAGTCCTACGCTTCCGAAGAAGCTCAACTACTTGAGCGGATTGCCCGAGAATCGGGAGTGCCAAGTCTACTCATCAGAAGGTTGATTGACGCGGAACGAGACTGTTTGGGTGTGAAGCGCCGGGCTGGCATATACGCTAGATTGAACTCTATTCTGGACGAAGATTGGCGCGACGATCAGCAGGTTGTGGCTGACATTACCGAATTGAAGAGAGCAGCGTCTCCATGA
- a CDS encoding DUF2075 domain-containing protein — MIIELKQWDKADACDIEECVVTYLGGRDRVVPHPSVQACHYRQYLMDSQTVYYEPDPPVGLSACSYLHNLGYDPSSPLHDKKFEAVLSDCPMFAGNQAEELASYLRERVSESGGDEVLQRVLESKYRASKKLLDHVSEIIQGNNVYTLLDEQIVVYNTILGHARRGFHGPKKAVILVKGGPGTGKSLIAVNVMATLAKEHFAVQHATGSKAFTENLRREVGRRAASQFKYFNSFVNAEDGALDVLICDEAHRIRESSNNRFTPKSDRSDRDQVGEIVDAAKVAVFLIDDHQVVRPGEIGSSELVRRAAENAKATLVEEELQTQFRCAGSEAFVSWVDNTLGIRETRDEVFEASDAFEFRVLQSPEELAAAIEARAHEGYTGRLVAGFCWPWSDPKPDGTLVDDVAIGTFHRPWNARPQAGRLANGIPQSSFWAADPNGLSQIGCIYTAQGFEFDYVGVIFGKDLAYSKATGEWVGRKEFSRDSFVTKRAKESFVNYVRNTYRVLLTRGMKGCYVYFMDVETEEFVRGRLSNGRY, encoded by the coding sequence GTGATTATCGAGCTCAAGCAATGGGACAAAGCCGACGCGTGCGATATTGAGGAATGCGTGGTCACATATCTTGGTGGTCGAGACCGAGTAGTTCCTCATCCCTCAGTTCAGGCGTGCCACTACCGGCAATACCTCATGGACAGTCAGACTGTCTACTATGAACCGGATCCCCCAGTCGGTCTTTCAGCGTGCAGCTACCTTCACAATCTGGGTTACGATCCATCTTCGCCGCTCCATGACAAGAAATTCGAAGCTGTGCTATCAGATTGCCCGATGTTCGCAGGGAATCAGGCTGAAGAACTTGCATCGTACCTCCGCGAGCGCGTAAGTGAGAGCGGCGGCGATGAAGTTCTACAGCGCGTCCTCGAGAGTAAATATCGGGCAAGCAAGAAGTTGCTCGATCACGTTTCGGAAATCATACAAGGGAACAACGTCTACACGCTTCTCGACGAACAGATCGTTGTCTATAACACGATACTCGGCCACGCCCGCAGGGGCTTCCACGGCCCCAAAAAGGCTGTGATCCTTGTAAAAGGCGGGCCGGGAACGGGGAAGTCCCTTATCGCCGTCAACGTTATGGCCACGCTCGCAAAGGAGCACTTTGCGGTTCAGCACGCAACCGGCTCTAAAGCGTTTACGGAGAATCTGCGTCGCGAAGTTGGGAGGCGCGCGGCCAGTCAGTTCAAGTACTTCAACAGCTTCGTAAACGCAGAAGATGGCGCCCTCGACGTGCTCATTTGCGATGAGGCCCATCGGATTCGAGAGTCAAGCAATAACCGGTTTACGCCCAAATCCGATCGATCCGACCGGGACCAGGTTGGCGAGATCGTCGACGCAGCGAAGGTAGCTGTTTTCTTAATCGACGACCATCAGGTTGTACGCCCAGGCGAGATAGGCAGCTCGGAACTTGTGCGGCGAGCAGCTGAAAACGCCAAGGCGACTCTGGTGGAAGAAGAACTGCAAACTCAGTTTAGATGCGCCGGCTCAGAAGCGTTCGTTTCATGGGTCGATAATACACTCGGGATCAGGGAGACGCGCGACGAGGTATTTGAGGCCTCAGATGCCTTTGAGTTCCGCGTCCTGCAGAGTCCCGAGGAGCTAGCCGCCGCGATCGAGGCGCGGGCGCATGAGGGGTACACGGGACGACTGGTAGCGGGTTTTTGCTGGCCGTGGTCCGATCCAAAGCCGGATGGGACATTGGTCGACGACGTCGCGATCGGCACATTTCACCGCCCCTGGAACGCGCGGCCCCAAGCGGGCCGCCTCGCGAACGGGATCCCGCAGTCCTCCTTTTGGGCCGCCGACCCAAACGGGCTGTCGCAAATCGGCTGCATATACACAGCCCAGGGTTTTGAGTTCGACTACGTCGGCGTAATCTTCGGAAAGGACCTAGCCTACTCTAAAGCCACTGGAGAGTGGGTCGGGCGCAAAGAGTTTTCACGAGACTCCTTTGTGACAAAGCGAGCAAAGGAAAGCTTTGTGAACTATGTCCGCAATACGTATCGAGTGTTGCTGACGCGCGGAATGAAAGGTTGCTACGTCTATTTTATGGACGTCGAAACAGAGGAGTTTGTGAGGGGCCGGCTCTCGAACGGTCGTTACTGA
- a CDS encoding methyltransferase domain-containing protein, whose translation MALIALLGGLLGAFLNALYNLLRGQMDARYAYASEILKFRLRQIEDFYAPAHLYVEQSRVVYKKFMWTLEREKPSIPLEEFRLLDHIYAFQNDSQLKPIIDQILAIGTKLTQLISEQSGLIEGGVNSTFIDYQGHFAILDVASKQDLTSDQKDGWQEFGYYPRLLNREIHEGYKLVLRHLENYANAGDRIIAQLLRQKPVELGKYRRQLLENLRYYESHAKEYADKFDTFNLSNVMDRFVAEIGRTRDPRPSEDAADPAIKILDAGCGTGRDTLAFVEKGYAVTAIDASPAMLRECREKLKAAVDNPRSAAMRAAAVASECVEMTFDEARFRNEFDGVWAAASLLHLPVRQMEEDVPRLIQALKPNGVCFMSFKYGSGEREFDARFYSYLNKAKVRKLLKPIRGAEIVEMWLSDAAGKDLSPRAEGWASILADFGRYERSYWLNILVRKGSA comes from the coding sequence GTGGCGCTCATTGCTTTGCTGGGTGGGTTGCTGGGCGCCTTTCTAAACGCGCTCTACAACCTTCTTCGAGGTCAAATGGATGCTCGTTACGCCTACGCATCCGAAATATTGAAGTTCCGCTTACGACAAATCGAGGATTTCTACGCGCCAGCCCATTTGTACGTTGAACAAAGCCGAGTCGTCTATAAGAAGTTCATGTGGACGCTCGAACGCGAAAAACCGAGTATACCGCTAGAGGAGTTTCGACTGCTCGATCACATCTATGCATTTCAAAACGATTCGCAGCTCAAGCCGATCATTGATCAAATTCTCGCGATCGGAACAAAACTTACCCAGCTGATCTCCGAACAATCAGGGCTCATTGAGGGTGGTGTCAACTCCACTTTTATCGATTACCAGGGCCATTTCGCCATTCTAGACGTGGCAAGCAAGCAAGATCTTACCAGCGACCAAAAAGACGGGTGGCAAGAATTCGGCTATTACCCGCGGCTGCTAAATCGGGAAATTCATGAGGGCTACAAACTAGTGCTGCGGCACCTCGAGAACTATGCCAACGCGGGTGATCGGATAATCGCACAGTTGTTGCGCCAGAAACCCGTTGAACTTGGGAAGTATCGCCGTCAGCTTCTTGAGAACCTCCGCTATTATGAAAGCCATGCCAAGGAGTATGCAGACAAGTTCGATACCTTCAATCTCTCGAATGTTATGGACCGTTTTGTCGCCGAGATTGGACGCACGCGCGACCCTCGACCGTCTGAGGATGCAGCTGACCCCGCGATAAAGATTCTTGATGCGGGCTGCGGAACTGGTCGAGATACACTTGCGTTTGTGGAGAAGGGATATGCAGTCACAGCTATCGATGCTTCTCCGGCGATGCTGCGAGAGTGTAGGGAGAAACTCAAGGCAGCAGTTGACAACCCCAGAAGTGCTGCAATGCGGGCGGCGGCGGTGGCTAGTGAGTGTGTGGAAATGACATTTGATGAAGCGCGATTCCGGAACGAGTTCGATGGCGTTTGGGCCGCGGCATCACTCCTACATCTTCCCGTTCGACAAATGGAAGAGGACGTGCCAAGGCTGATTCAAGCCCTGAAGCCAAACGGAGTTTGTTTTATGTCTTTCAAGTACGGCTCCGGTGAACGAGAATTCGATGCGCGATTCTACAGCTATCTTAACAAGGCGAAAGTTCGCAAGCTCCTGAAGCCAATTCGGGGTGCGGAAATAGTGGAGATGTGGCTTTCCGACGCGGCAGGTAAAGATCTATCGCCTCGAGCCGAAGGGTGGGCGTCGATCCTCGCGGATTTTGGCCGCTACGAGCGGAGTTATTGGTTAAATATCCTGGTGAGAAAAGGAAGCGCTTGA
- the dndD gene encoding DNA sulfur modification protein DndD — protein sequence MILRNVAVHNYSVFGSASFDLSTHPDKPIVLFYGSNGAGKTSLLQAFRLALHGRRSFSDGISETDYLQYLRNRFHNGQFDRPCSIALAFDFAERSSLKRCDVVRSWTPNGRRIDESLSVTIENHRLAQDEAEEFLNHLMPPEVLQYFFFDAEKVAYVADWDHDDDTRLFACVDELLGLQPLDQLQQDLEVMTMRSTGRADSAKGNDLLSELSELQRENEQLVHALRESRKAQRAAVRAYDDAKRRFRALGGVVAQERQQLEARHAELDSKIESLSSELSREANALLPLLVTTRVRERVLEQLTVATRLEEIEALARALKVSSNELHGALLSKGLRTEVATEVVETVRAILTRRPVGLSARPLVMSLAEATWMQSVLTTEVPRLGRRVRSILAEHESTTKERLENEKRLRAAPVDDPKADAALKEMEERQSAKLALDNELDKLSARREEIETSSSALRKSLKKMRQKQFTEKRTRVREQMIVGLRAALPQYASTLRSAKEVQFADLLTTALQALWHKKDRLARSEVSFVNKSVKLFDQQAEISKSDLSEGEKQLFATAFVFALAKLSNRRFPFVIDTPLGRLDRRHRQRFVSSFLPRLSHQVILFSTDSEIVGKLYTELRPLITTTYDLADFNDRVTPPIQLEVAL from the coding sequence ATGATTCTGAGGAATGTGGCGGTTCACAACTACTCGGTGTTCGGCTCGGCCTCATTTGACCTGTCCACCCACCCCGACAAGCCGATTGTGCTCTTTTATGGATCAAACGGTGCCGGCAAGACAAGCCTACTCCAGGCTTTCAGACTCGCGTTACACGGCCGCCGCAGCTTTTCCGATGGCATCTCAGAGACCGATTACCTCCAATACCTTCGCAACCGTTTTCACAACGGTCAATTTGATAGACCGTGCAGTATTGCACTGGCCTTCGATTTTGCCGAGCGCAGTTCGCTCAAGCGGTGCGATGTTGTTCGCTCCTGGACTCCCAATGGACGGCGAATTGACGAATCCTTGTCAGTGACGATTGAAAACCACCGGTTGGCCCAGGATGAGGCGGAGGAATTCCTAAATCACTTGATGCCGCCCGAGGTTCTCCAGTATTTCTTCTTCGACGCTGAAAAAGTCGCTTATGTAGCGGACTGGGATCACGATGACGATACTCGATTGTTCGCATGCGTCGATGAACTGCTAGGATTGCAGCCGCTCGACCAACTTCAACAAGATCTTGAAGTCATGACCATGCGTTCCACCGGAAGAGCAGACTCAGCCAAGGGCAATGACCTGCTATCCGAGTTGTCCGAACTGCAGCGCGAGAACGAGCAGCTGGTGCACGCGCTTCGGGAGTCGCGGAAGGCCCAACGGGCCGCGGTAAGAGCGTACGACGATGCCAAGCGGCGGTTTCGTGCGCTCGGAGGCGTCGTTGCACAAGAGCGGCAGCAGCTTGAGGCTCGTCATGCGGAGCTGGATTCCAAGATTGAGTCGCTATCCTCCGAGCTCTCCCGCGAGGCGAATGCGCTCCTTCCGCTGTTGGTAACCACGAGAGTTCGCGAGCGTGTTCTCGAGCAGCTCACGGTTGCGACTCGGCTAGAAGAAATAGAGGCGCTTGCCCGCGCGTTAAAAGTGTCATCCAATGAGTTACACGGGGCCTTATTGTCCAAAGGCCTTCGTACTGAGGTAGCTACCGAAGTCGTCGAGACCGTCCGCGCAATTTTGACCCGGCGCCCCGTCGGCTTGTCAGCACGACCCCTAGTCATGTCTCTTGCCGAAGCGACTTGGATGCAGTCTGTACTGACCACCGAGGTACCCAGACTTGGGCGGCGCGTGCGGTCGATTCTAGCGGAGCACGAATCAACAACCAAAGAGAGGCTCGAAAATGAAAAAAGATTGCGCGCGGCTCCCGTTGATGACCCGAAAGCAGATGCGGCTCTAAAGGAGATGGAGGAGCGTCAGTCAGCAAAACTCGCGCTCGACAACGAGCTTGACAAACTCTCGGCGCGTCGAGAAGAAATCGAAACTTCAAGCTCGGCGTTGCGCAAGTCGCTCAAGAAGATGCGGCAAAAGCAGTTCACGGAGAAACGAACTCGGGTGCGCGAACAGATGATCGTGGGCCTTCGAGCAGCGCTTCCGCAGTACGCCTCCACACTGCGCTCGGCGAAAGAGGTGCAATTCGCCGACTTGCTAACAACAGCGCTGCAAGCGCTGTGGCACAAGAAGGACCGTCTAGCGCGATCTGAAGTTAGTTTCGTTAACAAGTCAGTGAAGCTCTTCGACCAGCAGGCTGAAATCTCAAAAAGTGACTTGTCGGAAGGAGAAAAACAACTCTTTGCCACTGCTTTTGTTTTCGCTCTGGCGAAGCTATCAAATCGCAGGTTTCCCTTTGTAATTGATACCCCGCTTGGAAGGCTTGACAGGCGTCACAGACAACGCTTTGTCTCGAGTTTTCTGCCGAGGCTAAGCCACCAGGTTATTCTCTTTTCCACAGACTCTGAGATCGTCGGAAAACTTTACACGGAACTGAGGCCGCTGATCACAACCACGTACGATCTTGCCGATTTCAACGATAGGGTCACTCCACCCATTCAGCTGGAGGTCGCCCTGTGA